From the genome of Pueribacillus theae:
AAGAAGTCAAATCAACGCATTCAAAAGCTTGATTCCTCAAGCTAGAAAAGATATAGATTCTTCTTATCGAGATTCTCAAGAGCAAATGGTCGATAGCGTTAATAGAACAGTTAGAGAAGCGATTCAAGAAGCGCAAAGCCAGCAAGGAGGGATTCGTTCAGGCGTTGCGGTTAAGTTAGCTTCCCAGGCAAGGCAGCAGGCAGCCCCTTTAACAAAAGCAATGCACACGGACTATGTAAATACACGTGAACAAGTGTTAGGTGCTTTGCAGATGCAGCAGAAAGAGGCGCAAAATTTATTAAAGTCAATTGAAAAGAATAAGAAGAATATGACGAAAGAAAATTACAACGCCTTAAAAGACCAAGCCGTTCAGCAATTTAGAGCCGCTCAACAAGCACAGCAACAGTTCCTGCAAGGAATCTCCCAGATGGAATCTGGAGCAAGATCCAATGCTGCTAGATTTCAGCAGGAATCTGCCGCTGCTTATAATCAATACCAATCGCAAAGCACGGAAAACTACAATAGATTTATGGAACAATTGTTTCAACAAAATATGCAGCAAGCTCAGATTGACGAAGCGAATTTAGCGCAAAGTAATTTAAGTCAATGGACGAATTATTTAACCGGACCAAGTGTCGAAAATCGTTCAGACGCTTTATCTCTTCTCCAGCAAAACCGTGGAACAATTATTGACGCAATCGGACAAGAAGGATACAACCAATTGGAGAACTATATTAAGGATCTTGGACCAAACTGGAAGAACCCCAACTATTCTGCGCCTTATATTACGACTCCAGCTTCTGTAGTTCCGAAAGGATTCTACGATAAGGTTGGAAAAACAAAGACTCCTACGATTGGTAACATAGCTTCAAACGTGGCTTGGAATTTAATTAGAACTATTCCTTTTGCGTTAAATCCTGGTTCCTTGGCTTCAGCAGCAATGAGAAATATAAGGCGGTGATTTAATTGCCTAGTTATAAAGAATTAATGCCTAGTTTAAATCCGTTGCAAAATACGATACGCAAATTAACTGATTTCACTCTTCCTAATCAGGATTTACGAAATTTCAGGGATCGTTCTCGACAAGAAGCAGCGACTGCTACCGCTCCTCAAAGAGAAGCACTTCAAGGAACAAGGAGAATACTGGATCAACAAAGAACGCAGCAATTAAATGCTATTCAAAGAAATCGTTCCCTTCTCCCCCAGTGGTTCCAGCAAAATTTAAAACAAACGGCAAGCCAAGTTAGACAGCAGGAGGCTAAAAGAGGGGTAGCTTCTTCTGGGGTCGGGCTAATGAATATATTACAGGCAGGCCAAGCCCCTCTCCAGCAGCAGGCACAAGGTCTTCAGGAACTTATTGGGCAGCAAGGGCAAATGGAAGGAAACTATTTGAATCAATTGCTGTCTCAAGTGTTTGGGCCTCAAAGAGAGTTGGCTGTCCAGCAAGGGGCTGAAGCGACAAAACGTTATCAAACTTATATAAATCAAGCACAGGAATCTCTTTTCCAGGGAAGGGTTCAAGATGCAGAACGTCTGCTTAACGAAGCTCAGTTGGAGTACAATGCGCTCATTCAGCAGCAAGAAGGACGTTTACTCCAAGAACAAATGGGATATCAAAAAATGCTTACAGAAGAGCAGCAAAGATACGCACAGAATTTACCTGGGTTAGCGACGCAAGGAGTCAAATTATCAGATGCAGCAATCCAAGCGCATCAAATGGCTTCCCAGTTGGGACTAAGATTAACGAGCGGATATCGGGATCCTAAGAAAAACGCTGCGGTCGGAGGTTCTAAGAAATCGAAGCATATGCAAGGTTTGGCTTATGACTTTTCTGGATCGAAAAAAGCAATGGATCAGTTTGCTAAGTGGGCCAAGAGCAGTGGATTGTTTGACCAAGTATTGTGGCAAGTTCCAGGACACTATGACCATGTTCATGTTTCTTGGAAAGCTCCAAGCAGCGGAGGTTCTGGAGGGAAAGTTGATGATTGGCTGACACAAGCAATTAGAATTACAGGAGTTCCGATGTCATGGCTCCCCCATTTACGAACAATCGCTATGAAAGAGTCGTCTGGAAACCCTAGAGCGATTAACAAATGGGATAGCAACGCTAAACGAGGTACTCCTTCGAAAGGGCTTATGCAAACGATTGATCCGACTTTCAGCCGTTATAAAATTAAAGGCTATGACGATATTTATAACCCAGTGCATAACGCCATCGCAGCGATTAATTATATTAAGTCACGCTATGGCACGGTTACGAATGTTCCAGGCATTAAAAGTATGGCTGCTGGAGGGAAATATCGAGGCTATTAAAGGAGGTTTAGCCAGTGGTACAGCTTAGGCAACCGGATTTTTCAAATATTAGGAGGCTTGCTTCAACTATGCAAGCCCCTCAATCTTCTTTCCAGCCTATAACCGTTAGACGCTTAGGGGAAGATCCTCTCTCCGCTAAAGAATGGAAACAATTGATTGAAAATACGTTTATTGATATGGGAATCACGCCTACCTCCTCCCTTCTTCAAGAAGATAAACCAACTGATAATCGCTCTAAAACTCAAAAGAGATTAGATACATTAAAAGAACGCTTGGAAAAATCGGGGCATAAGGTTCCTGAGCCTGATTCTCAAGGCAGACAGGGTTTTGTAGGGAAATTGTTAAACGCTTTAGGCGCACCTGGAGGAGCCGTCACAACTTTAGTTCATGACGCAATTAAAGGAACAAACAGATCACCCCTCCAGTCACTTAAAAAAGGCTTTACAGGAGAAGATCGTAAAATAGGCTCCGATATTCTTGACGAGCTTGGCGTTAAAAACAAGGTCGCAAAAGGAGTCGGAGGGTTCTTAGCCGATGTTGTGTTAGACCCTACAACTTACTTAGGTGTCGGGCTTGCCAAGAACGTTGGTACGAAGGCTACAGAAACGGCTGCCAAAAAAGCGTTGGCTAAACACGGTCAAAAAGCTTCATCGAAGGAGTTACAGAAGATTATTGAACATGCAGTAGGCCCTGCTTCGAGAGGGGCTTCTTCTACTGCTGATCCTAGAATTGCTGCGGTCGCAAGGGAAATGGGCAGGCCTGTAAAAGTAAGGGCTAGAACGGATGGAAGATCGCCCATTTATGAACTTGGAGACGTTGCTCCCAACCTTCCAAGACAAATTAATTTAGAAGTCGGTATTCCTTTTACGAATGTTTCAAAACAGATCGCAGATCTTACTCCTGCTTTCAGGAAAGCTGGGGAAGCTTTTCGTAAAATGCCTACTTCAAATAACCCGATTATTCGTTCAATCGGACAGCTAGGTTCAAGAACGGGAAGCACGGTAAGGAATATGTTCGCTTCTTATAATCTCCCTAGTAATGTCGCTAATTTGTTCAGACAACGGCAAATGAAGATTAATGCTGGGTCAAAAATTGGGGTGCAAACGGGAATAAAGATTGATCAGATGATAGGCAGGTATAAAGGTAACGAGGAATTACATCGTGCAATTGCCATGTCGATTGAAAATCCTAGCCGAACAAGCCAATTACTCCATTCCCTTCCATCAGAACAAAGAAATTCAGTTCAAGCTGCAATGAACTTAGCTAAAAAAGAATTAGACGAAATTGCGAAACGTGAAGTAGCTGCTGGCGTAATGGACGCTGATAAAGTAAGGGACTTTTACTTCTCTCACCTTCTTTCTGGAGATAAACGAGCATTAGACGAAGCGAGGAGAACGCTATCTTCTACACAGCCTAACCAATTACGGTCAATCGGCACTTTCCAACAAGCAAGAACGATGGAAACATTAGAGGAGTTGGAAAAGTTTGTCGAAATGTTCAATCGCTCGAATCCTGGATTAAAGGATATTGAAGTGAACTACAATATTGGTCAAGTTGTTGCAACTCGCAGAATTGCGTCTGAAACATTAATTCAAAATAAAAAGCTTGTCGATAACATCAAGAAATTGGGAACTGATTATGTACGTCCTTTAAAGAAAAACAGTATCCCAGATCCAGGCTTTACGAAACTGGAAGGAGTTAGTAAAGACTTAGAAAACTTCGCCATTAGTAACGATGTCGCTAAGTTTTTGCAGGAATGGAACAATATCACAAAACCAGGCGGATCTTTAAATAATCTTGTTGAAATTTGGGATACTGCTATGCGGATATTCAAAACTTCAGCAACAGCGACTCCTGGGTTCCACGTTCGTAACTTCTTGGGGTCAATATGGAATAACTGGATAATGGGCGTAAAAAACCCAAGAGATTATATCAATGCTGCGGATATGATTTTAGTTGGAAAAGCAAGACGGCTTGATAAAAATATGGAAGCAATTAACCGCATTCGTATTGATTTACCTAACGGTCATTCTTTATCTGGAGAAGAGATATTGAGGCTTGCAAATCAATATGATCTTCTTCATGCAGGCTGGATGGGTGATTTAGGCTCTATGTCTGTAAAAGAGATTGGAAAAAGTTCTGGACTAAGAAAAGCTGCAAGGCTCGGTCATGTGAGAGAGTTTGGTGAAGCGTCTGAGGACGTGGCAAGGCTTGCTGGATTTATGGATCAATTAAGAAAAACAGGCGATCCTTACGCTTCTGCCTTAAACGTAAAGAAACATTTATTCGATTACTCTGAGCTGTCAAACTTTGAAAAGAAATGGCTACGAAGAGTTATTCCTTTCTATACGTGGAGCCGTAAAAATATCCCTCTCCAGTTAGAGGCGTTAATTACTCGTCCTGGAATGTATACAGGGCTAGCCCATGCTCAAGATGAAGGTGCGGAGTTTTCTGGAATTGACATCGAAGAAATGCCTGATTGGTTGGCTAATTCCGCGATGGTTCCTTTAGGGAATACGGAAGAAGGATATACTAGGTATCTTAACCAATTCGCCCTTCCAGCGAACGATATTATGGAGATTTTACGAGGAGCAAGCAGTCCTCAAGATTTCTTGAAATATATGATGCAGCAGACGGCTCCGTTCGTAAGAGGCCCAATCGAATACTCACAAAACAAGCAATTCTTTACTGGGCAGCCGATAGACAGAGACGCTGAATTATCTGGAGAGAATGTAAGCGGTGAAGCATTTATTAATTACCTCTTCCAGCAAAGCGGTTTACCGTATAACTTGTATCGCTCATTAACCGATTCAAGAGAAATAACGGATGTCGTAAACCCTCCGAACCCTGAAGATGCTAGACCGGAAGACGCATTTATCGCACGTAACTTAGCTCCGTTCGATCCGAAAGAACCGTTAGGGTTTGCCGGAATGTTCGGGGAGTATAACCCAGAATACTGGTTGGAGGAAGCTCTTCCATACCGACACGCCCAGCAACTCCAAGGAGAAATACGCAGGCTAACGAGAAAAGGCGAAACAGTGTATACGAAAACGGAGATTGATCAAGCAGAAGAACTTGGCTTAACTCCTGAACAAGTGCGTTTGTTTAGACAGTTGCTCGATGATATGGGCGAACGAAAAACGAAGAAAAACATCCTTGAATTAGCGGAAAATCAGTAATTTATGTAAAAATTGACCCCTTAAAATTGCTTTTAAGGGGTTTGTTTTTTGCTCCGAATGGTATTATACCTGTTCTTTTTGTTTGATCGGTAGCGGAAAGTTGCCTTCAAGTACCATTAGTCCAAGTATGGCGTATCCAGCCATATCTCTTAACGTGTCCTCAACACTTTCATCCACTTCAGGCTCGGATTTAAGCTGCGTTAGATTGATAAGCCGTTCCAGTTTATCTGATATACGAATTACGATTCCGTCCATTCCAAATCGTGAAATAGCGTTCGGCCCGTAATCAATTTGTTTTCGAATCAGTGTGTCAGCGAGTTCAGTAATATGATCCATTACGGCATCTTGGAAATATTTAGTCTGCTTTCTTCTCGACATCTTCAGTTTCCTCCTCTTCTTTTGTAAGGGTTGTTTGATCGTTAAACAACGTGATTTTGGCTAATTCCAACACTCCGACGGCTTCTACAAATGTCGGATTTCCAACTGCATTTACATCAAACTTCTTGTTCTCATGATCCCATGTGATGACTAAATGCTTTTCCACTTTAACCCTCCTCAGTAATCTTTGGGTACGGTAAATTCAACTTTCTTTTTCTCATAGTATTCAATTTTAAATTCTAGGTTTTCTTGTCTAAATTTGCCGAAAGTAACTTCGATACCGCCTTCAAAGATTAACGTAATGATTCCCTGTCCGACACGTATTTCTTCAACTTTCTTTCCTCCAATTCTTCTTTCAAGCGCGTCATGAAGGTATAAAGACATGTAATTCCCTCCTCACTTTCCGAAACGTACTCTATACAGACCGTGCCGTATTGCGTCTCTTGCGTGGCCGTTCGTAACATAGACGTTCATTTTACGGAGCCGTTCATCTGGGAAAGGCTGCTTGTTCGATGCAGGCTGCATGATTACGGGAAGTTCTCTATTCCATGCCCAGTGTTTTAATACTCCAATGATTTCGGGTGTTTCAAAGTCGCTCCAGAATTGCTGTTTCGCTTTCCACGGGTAAAGCCTAAATGATTCAATCACTAATTCATCTGGAGAGTAATAATCTATTAAATAAAACATTCTCTCTATCGCTTCCGGAATATTCATAAAAACTCCTGAAAGATGAAGCTCTTCGCCCTCAAAAAATGCGAATCCGTTGCTTTTCCCAGGATCAATCGCTACGATTCGCTTATGATTTTCCTGTACTCCCGAAGCCGCCTTCACCACGTTCACTTCCTTTTAGCTGTTTCACGTATTCCACATTGACTGGCTGTAGCGGGACGATTAGCATTTGCGCTACTCTGTCTCCAGCGAATACGGTCTGGTTTCCAGACAACGAAACCATAATCAGGCCAACCTCTCCCCGGTAACCACTGTCAATTACGCCTACCGAGTTAGCGAGCGTGATTCCTTTCATTCCCAGGCTGGAACGAATCATGACAAGACCGACATGGTTTTTCGGGATTTCAACAAAGACATTTGTTTTGACTAATTTTGGCTTTCCTTCAATCAATGTCACTTCTTCTTTTGCCCTTAAATCGAATCCTGCGTCATCATCATGCTGCCTCTCGAAATCTTCGGGTTTTGCTTTTACTCGTAATCTTCTAGCTTTGCTCATATTTCATTCCTCCTATTAATCTTCTAATTTAAAAGTTGAGTACAAAACAAACCAAGCCATCGCTATAACAATGATTAATTTAATAATGAATTCCATTGCTTGAGCCAACTTATTTCCCCCT
Proteins encoded in this window:
- a CDS encoding nucleotide modification associated domain-containing protein, producing MSRRKQTKYFQDAVMDHITELADTLIRKQIDYGPNAISRFGMDGIVIRISDKLERLINLTQLKSEPEVDESVEDTLRDMAGYAILGLMVLEGNFPLPIKQKEQV
- a CDS encoding FHA domain-containing protein, whose protein sequence is MEKHLVITWDHENKKFDVNAVGNPTFVEAVGVLELAKITLFNDQTTLTKEEEETEDVEKKAD
- the dut gene encoding dUTP diphosphatase, giving the protein MSKARRLRVKAKPEDFERQHDDDAGFDLRAKEEVTLIEGKPKLVKTNVFVEIPKNHVGLVMIRSSLGMKGITLANSVGVIDSGYRGEVGLIMVSLSGNQTVFAGDRVAQMLIVPLQPVNVEYVKQLKGSERGEGGFGSTGKS